Below is a genomic region from Desulfobacter sp..
GAGAGTTGGTTTCCATTGACGGTAGTCTCATAAATGCAGTCCTTTCAATGCACTGGGCGAACTACAGAAAAGGAAGTAAAAAAGCCAAAGTACATTGCGGATTTGACATTAATCACGGAATCCCAAACAAAATCTTTTTGACTGAAGGCAACGGCGCTGAACGCACTTTTGTTCCCAAAATACTTTCCAAGGGGCAAACAGGTGTTATGGATCGTGGATATCAATCCCATAAAGAATTTGACCTGCTTCAGGAGCAAGGCAAACATTTTGTCTGCCGTATAAAAACCAGGACAACAAGAACAATTATTGATAACCACGAGACCCCTTCCGACAGCTACATTTTTTATGATGCACTGGTTAAACTTGGTACTCCGAATCAAAACCAGACGAAAAGGCCTGTTCGGGTTGTTGGCTATAAAATTGCTGGCGTCAAATACTATGTGGCAACTGACAGGCATGATTTAACAGCGGAACAAATAGCAACAATTTATAAACTCCGGTGGACCATTGAGGATTTTTTCAAATGGTGGAAAGAACATCTGAAGGTATATCATCTCATTGCCCGCAGTGAATACGGCCTTATGGTTCAGATTCTTGGCGGCCTTATCACTTACCTGTTACTGGCAATCCATTGCCAAAAACAGTTTAATGAAAAGGTCACGATCAAAAGAGTTCGGCAGCTGCGAACCGCCATTCTAAATGACCTGTTTGGCTGCGAGGAGCAGGGCTCTCATAGTTCAAACAGGGACAATATTGTCAAAGATCAAAAAATTATTGAGCAAGCAAAAACCTAACCGGACATCACTGAATAACTATATAAGGTTTTGAAATAATTGACACTCATTTTCTTGATTAATCAGTCTTTTTATCAGTATAATAAATTTACAACAACTTTTCCATTCTTTGATTCTGACAGCAAATGATTTCAGGGAGCCTGAATGAACAAAATAAAACCCATTTTGGTAACAGGCGCAACCGGTTATGTTTCCGGCCGACTTATCCCATTATTATTGGCGGACGGATATAAGGTGAAAGCCATGGGGCGTTCCATCCCCAAGATGGCGGACCGGCCATGGGGGCAGGATCAGAATATCGAACTGGTCAAAGGCGATATTCAAGATTTAGAATCGCTGAAAAATGCGGCAAAAGGCTGTGGGACTGTTTATTATCTTGTCCACTCCATGATTTCCCAAAAAGGCAAATACCGGGATGCCGATAAAATGGGTGCGAAAAACATGGTTCAAGCCGCCACAGCGGAAGAAATAGACCATATTATATATTTAGGCGGCCTTGGAGACATCAACCATAAAAATATCAGCAAGCATCTTCTTTCCAGAAATGAGGTTGGTAACATTCTCATGAAAGGCCCTGTCCCGACAACGATACTGCGAGCGGCCATGATCCTGGGATCAGGCAGTGCCAGCTTTGAAATATTAAGATATCTTGCCGAACGCTTACCTGTAATGATAACCCCTAAATGGGTGAGTATGCCAACCCAGCCGATCTCCATAACCAATGTTTTGGGATATTTAAAAGGCTGTTTAAAATCCCCTGAAACACGAGGAGAAACATTCGATATCGGAGGGCCTGAGGTTGTGGCATACCGGGATTTATTCCGTATCTTTGCCAAAGAGGCAAACTTACCGGCACCCGTTATGATTCCTGTCCCTGTGTTAACGCCGAAGTTATCATCACT
It encodes:
- a CDS encoding IS4 family transposase encodes the protein MTHISVPKKQLRSLNFDNFRCPLIKSLSKAPELQSRGDRPLKMTFEDQINALVYFHLQEHKSARHLIQDLKENVFAKENIAPDGGISRSSFCEAINHRGLEQLQFIFEDLYKQALECHPGEHAELGELVSIDGSLINAVLSMHWANYRKGSKKAKVHCGFDINHGIPNKIFLTEGNGAERTFVPKILSKGQTGVMDRGYQSHKEFDLLQEQGKHFVCRIKTRTTRTIIDNHETPSDSYIFYDALVKLGTPNQNQTKRPVRVVGYKIAGVKYYVATDRHDLTAEQIATIYKLRWTIEDFFKWWKEHLKVYHLIARSEYGLMVQILGGLITYLLLAIHCQKQFNEKVTIKRVRQLRTAILNDLFGCEEQGSHSSNRDNIVKDQKIIEQAKT